One genomic window of Biomphalaria glabrata chromosome 9, xgBioGlab47.1, whole genome shotgun sequence includes the following:
- the LOC106068339 gene encoding E3 ubiquitin-protein ligase TRIM56-like, whose protein sequence is MTEADTEGTNEEHKKWCQKSDVAILMRGCPMMEDRQSDVVPREFLCCPLCQDEYQDPKYLPCLHSFCKACIDDHIEATCNQDRCFSCPVCATEIDLSQEASIELPDNTLVRRLSCPNTVRDKRKKTCGQCDNAGSSFPASVHCVNCDEFLCENCAAKHLDQEETVSHKTQTIDKFEEGDNGWSSGSQLPTLPRCCQYYDALDIGSVYCVDCELCLCPECHKREHDDHRCAEVSAIALNFASKIKRPMKELKKDKKSLQKALASLEKAKNSTFKNELDMKDCVRKRTGMLCNLIKEYETILIMELEKRYSQNLNMIREKEEVIKKHLASIAVVTDLTEKLLVFGSDEEKVSLRRKIGGRVRELCEYRLPSKQVKLTKCVLSEPAVTVESICEMFGELKNHSSLEKKKLQAASHSVDLGVMSRRNRHSISSTEEYPLELAGLGEYEDEAEEDTDMLSESNTSDALRPASSLFSTSGNSNEEMRLSNNSSYSPRPENTTHEPDNEVQRTIGTQEDFPCHNLEEPVREMRFPDAIISECIKGVGVNHLGDIIVGTVSPGGCSKVFILEQHGIIRGQIPIVKNWGIHSISADGKISLVMPRSESKYKVKVMSGDNNVDVLADGHIESFGLNFVTATKEGKLLVAASRYATTNAILGRSGKYGGNITLYDQKGSVERVLTNDTFSGLHMDLFDRPHYISTDKMGNFFVADPGRHSVIGFAPGGDFLFEYGNTDAEEELYQGPDIICTDQHNNVIVFDKKDSRIDVLNYEGHLQRCYFPNEHVRFISSTPDNHLMLVNSEGLIRYFDYI, encoded by the exons ATGACAGAAGCTGACACAGAGGGGACCAACGAAGAACATAAAAAATGGTGCCAGAAGTCAGATGTTGCAATTCTTATGCGAG GTTGTCCTATGATGGAGGATCGCCAAAGTGACGTCGTGCCGAGAGAATTCCTTTGCTGCCCTCTCTGCCAGGATGAATACCAGGACCCCAAGTACCTGCCATGTTTACATTCCTTCTGCAAGGCCTGCATCGATGATCACATTGAAGCCACCTGCAATCAGGATCGATGTTTCTCCTGTCCAGTATGTGCCACGGAGATAGATCTATCGCAAGAGGCGTCCATAGAACTGCCAGATAATACTTTAGTCAGAAGACTGAGCTGTCCGAACACTGTGCGCGACAAGAGAAAAAAGACATGCGGCCAGTGCGACAATGCAGGCTCGTCCTTCCCGGCATCGGTGCACTGCGTCAACTGCGACGAGTTCCTTTGCGAGAACTGTGCAGCTAAGCATCTGGACCAAGAGGAAACCGTTAGTCACAAAACACAGACGATAGACAAATTTGAAGAGGGCGATAATGGCTGGTCATCTGGCTCCCAGCTGCCAACCTTGCCACGGTGTTGTCAGTATTACGACGCCCTGGATATAGGTTCTGTGTATTGTGTGGACTGTGAGCTGTGCCTATGCCCTGAGTGCCACAAGCGTGAGCATGATGACCATAGATGCGCAGAAGTCAGCGCCATAGCACTAAACTTCGCCAGCAAGATCAAAAGGCCCATGAAGGAattgaaaaaagacaaaaagtcGCTACAGAAGGCTCTGGCAAGTTTAGAAAAGGCCAAAAACTCCACATTCAAAAACGAACTCGATATGAAAGACTGTGTGAGGAAGAGGACAGGGATGCTCTGCAATTTGATCAAGGAATATGAAACCATTTTAATCATGGAACTAGAGAAGAGATATTcccagaatttaaatatgattcGAGAAAAAGAAGAAGTCATCAAAAAGCATTTGGCTTCCATCGCCGTGGTGACTGATCTGACCGAGAAACTGCTTGTCTTTGGTTCAGACGAAGAGAAGGTCTCGCTGCGCAGGAAAATAGGCGGGAGAGTAAGAGAGTTATGTGAGTACAGGCTGCCATCTAAACAAGTCAAGCTGACAAAGTGCGTTCTGAGCGAGCCAGCGGTCACCGTGGAGTCCATATGTGAAATGTTTGGCGAGCTCAAGAACCACTCGtctttggaaaagaaaaagctTCAAGCTGCATCCCACAGTGTTGATCTCGGAGTCATGAGCAGGAGAAACAGACATTCCATATCATCTACTGAAGAGTATCCGCTCGAGCTGGCAGGTCTGGGGGAATATGAGGACGAAGCAGAGGAAGACACGGACATGCTGAGTGAAAGCAACACCAGTGACGCCCTCAGGCCagcttcttctttgttctcaacTAGCGGGAACAGCAACGAAGAAATGAGGCTAAGTAACAACAGCAGCTATTCTCCGAGACCAGAAAATACAACACATGAACCTGACAACGAAGTGCAGAGAACCATCGGCACTCAAGAAGACTTTCCATGTCACAACTTGGAAGAACCCGTCAGAGAAATGAGGTTTCCCGACGCTATTATTTCCGAATGTATCAAAGGCGTGGGTGTTAATCATTTAGGAGATATCATTGTCGGCACCGTATCCCCTGGTGGGTGTAGTAAGGTTTTTATTCTGGAGCAGCATGGCATCATCAGGGGACAGATCCCCATCGTTAAAAACTGGGGGATCCACTCAATATCCGCCGATGGGAAAATTAGCCTCGTAATGCCCAGGAGCGAGAGCAAGTACAAGGTGAAGGTCATGTCTGGGGATAACAATGTTGACGTGCTGGCCGATGGCCACATCGAAAGTTTCGGTCTTAACTTCGTCACGGCCACCAAGGAAGGGAAACTTTTAGTGGCCGCAAGTCGTTACGCGACTACAAACGCCATCCTTGGTCGGTCAGGGAAGTATGGTGGTAACATCACGCTGTACGACCAGAAAGGCTCCGTGGAGCGCGTTCTGACCAACGACACATTCTCCGGCCTGCACATGGACCTTTTCGACCGGCCGCACTACATTTCAACCGACAAGATGGGAAACTTCTTCGTGGCTGACCCGGGGAGGCATAGCGTCATTGGCTTCGCGCCAGGCGGGGACTTTTTGTTCGAATATGGCAACACGGACGCAGAGGAGGAGTTGTACCAGGGGCCAGATATCATCTGCACCGATCAACACAACAACGTCATCGTCTTTGACAAGAAGGACAGCCGCATCGACGTGTTGAACTACGAGGGCCACCTCCAGAGGTGCTACTTCCCTAACGAGCATGTTCGCTTCATTAGCAGCACCCCTGACAACCACCTGATGCTGGTCAACTCTGAAGGCCTAATCAGATACTTTGATTACATTTAG